One Lutra lutra chromosome 7, mLutLut1.2, whole genome shotgun sequence DNA window includes the following coding sequences:
- the GLCE gene encoding D-glucuronyl C5-epimerase isoform X1: MRCLAARVNYKTLIIICTLFTLVTVLLWNKCSSDKATQFPRHLSSGFRVDGLEKRAAASESNNYVNHMAKQSEEAFPQEQQKAPPIVGSFNSNGGSKVLGLKYEEIDCLINDEHTIKGRREGNEVFLPFTWVEKYFDVYGKVVQYDGYDRFEFSHSYSKVYAQRAPYHPDGVFMSFEGYNVEVRDRVKCISGVEGVPLSTQWGPQGYFYPIQIAQYGLSHYSKNLTEKPPHIEVYETAEDRDKNSKPNDWTVPKGCFMASVADKSRFTNVKQFIAPETSEGISLQLGNTKDFIISFDLKFLTNGSVSVVLETTEKNQLFTVHYVSNTQLIAFKERDIYYGIGPRTSWSTVTRDLVTDLRKGVGLSNTKAVKPTKIMPKKVVKLIAKGKGFLDNITISTTAHMAAFFAASDWLVRNQDEKGGWPIMVTRKLGEGFKSLEPGWYSAMAQGQAISTLVRAYLLTKDHSFLSSALRATAPYKFLSEQHGVKAVFMNKHDWYEEYPTTPSSFVLNGFMYSLIGLYDLKETAGEKLGKEARSLYERGMESLKAMLPLYDTGSGTIYDLRHFMLGIAPNLARWDYHTTHINQLQLLSTIDESPIFKEFVKRWKSYLKGSRAKHN, from the exons ATGCGTTGCTTGGCAGCTCGGGTCAACTATAAGACTTTGATTATCATCTGTACACTCTTCACTTTGGTCACAGTACTTTTGTGGAATAAATGTTCCAGCGATAAAGCAACCCAGTTTCCACGGCACTTGAGTAGTGGCTTCAGAGTGGATGGATTAGAAAAAAGAGCAGCAGCATCTGAGAGTAACAACTATGTGAACCACATGGCCAAACAGTCTGAGGAAGCATTCCCTCAGGAACAGCAAAAAGCACCCCCCATTGTTGGAAGCTTCAACAGCAATGGGGGAAGCAAGGTGTTAGGGCTCAAATATGAAGAAATTGACTGTCTCATAAATGATGAACATACAATTAAAGGAAGACGAGAGGGAAATGAAGTCTTTCTTCCATTCACTTGGGTAGAGAAATATTTTGACGTATATGGAAAGGTGGTTCAGTATGATGGCTATGATCGGTTTGAATTCTCTCATAGCTATTCCAAAGTCTATGCACAGAGAGCCCCATATCACCCTGATGGTGTATTTATGTCCTTTGAAGGCTACAATGTGGAAGTCCGGGACAGAGTCAAGTGCATAAGCGGGGTTGAAG gTGTACCTTTATCTACACAGTGGGGACCTCAAGGCTATTTCTACCCAATCCAGATTGCACAGTATGGGTTAAGTCATTACAGCAAAAATCTAACTGAGAAACCCCCTCACATAGAGGTATATGAAACAGCAGAAGACAGGGACAAAAACAGCAAGCCTAATGACTGGACTGTGCCAAAGGGGTGCTTTATGGCTAGTGTGGCTGATAAGTCTAGATTCACCAATGTTAAACAGTTCATTGCTCCAG AAACCAGCGAAGGTATATCCTTGCAACTGGGGAACAcgaaagattttattatttcatttgaccTCAAGTTCTTGACGAACGGAAGTGTATCCGTGGTTCTAGAGACGACAGAAAAGAATCAGCTCTTCACTGTACATTATGTCTCAAATACCCAACTAAttgcttttaaagaaagagaCATATACTATGGCATTGGGCCCAGAACTTCATGGAGCACGGTTACAAGGGACCTGGTCACTGACCTCAGGAAAGGAGTGGGTCTTTCCAACACAAAAGCTGTCAAGCCAACCAAAATAATGCCCAAAAAGGTGGTTAAGTTGATTGCAAAAGGGAAAGGATTCCTCGACAACATTACCATCTCCACCACAGCCCACATGGCCGCATTCTTCGCTGCCAGTGATTGGCTGGTAAGGAACCAGGATGAGAAAGGTGGCTGGCCAATTATGGTGACCCGTAAGTTAGGAGAGGGGTTCAAGTCTTTAGAGCCAGGGTGGTACTCTGCCATGGCCCAAGGACAAGCCATTTCTACATTAGTCAGGGCCTATCTGTTGACAAAAGACCATTCATTCCTCAGTTCAGCTTTAAGGGCAACAGCCCCTTACAAGTTTCTGTCAGAGCAGCATGGAGTTAAGGCTGTGTTTATGAATAAACACGACTGGTATGAAGAATATCCCACCACACCTAGCTCTTTCGTTTTAAATGGCTTTATGTATTCCTTAATTGGGCTGTATGACTTAAAAGAAACTGCAGGGGAAAAGCTTGGGAAAGAAGCGAGGTCCTTGTACGAGCGAGGCATGGAATCTCTTAAAGCCATGCTCCCCTTGTATGACACTGGCTCAGGGACCATCTATGACCTCCGCCACTTCATGCTTGGCATTGCCCCCAACCTGGCCCGCTGGGACTACCACACCACCCACATCAATCAGCTGCAGCTACTCAGCACCATCGATGAATCCCCAATCTTCAAAGAATTTGTCAAAAGGTGGAAAAGCTACCTTAAAGGCAGCAGGGCAAAGCACAACTAG
- the GLCE gene encoding D-glucuronyl C5-epimerase isoform X2 has translation MASVADKSRFTNVKQFIAPETSEGISLQLGNTKDFIISFDLKFLTNGSVSVVLETTEKNQLFTVHYVSNTQLIAFKERDIYYGIGPRTSWSTVTRDLVTDLRKGVGLSNTKAVKPTKIMPKKVVKLIAKGKGFLDNITISTTAHMAAFFAASDWLVRNQDEKGGWPIMVTRKLGEGFKSLEPGWYSAMAQGQAISTLVRAYLLTKDHSFLSSALRATAPYKFLSEQHGVKAVFMNKHDWYEEYPTTPSSFVLNGFMYSLIGLYDLKETAGEKLGKEARSLYERGMESLKAMLPLYDTGSGTIYDLRHFMLGIAPNLARWDYHTTHINQLQLLSTIDESPIFKEFVKRWKSYLKGSRAKHN, from the exons ATGGCTAGTGTGGCTGATAAGTCTAGATTCACCAATGTTAAACAGTTCATTGCTCCAG AAACCAGCGAAGGTATATCCTTGCAACTGGGGAACAcgaaagattttattatttcatttgaccTCAAGTTCTTGACGAACGGAAGTGTATCCGTGGTTCTAGAGACGACAGAAAAGAATCAGCTCTTCACTGTACATTATGTCTCAAATACCCAACTAAttgcttttaaagaaagagaCATATACTATGGCATTGGGCCCAGAACTTCATGGAGCACGGTTACAAGGGACCTGGTCACTGACCTCAGGAAAGGAGTGGGTCTTTCCAACACAAAAGCTGTCAAGCCAACCAAAATAATGCCCAAAAAGGTGGTTAAGTTGATTGCAAAAGGGAAAGGATTCCTCGACAACATTACCATCTCCACCACAGCCCACATGGCCGCATTCTTCGCTGCCAGTGATTGGCTGGTAAGGAACCAGGATGAGAAAGGTGGCTGGCCAATTATGGTGACCCGTAAGTTAGGAGAGGGGTTCAAGTCTTTAGAGCCAGGGTGGTACTCTGCCATGGCCCAAGGACAAGCCATTTCTACATTAGTCAGGGCCTATCTGTTGACAAAAGACCATTCATTCCTCAGTTCAGCTTTAAGGGCAACAGCCCCTTACAAGTTTCTGTCAGAGCAGCATGGAGTTAAGGCTGTGTTTATGAATAAACACGACTGGTATGAAGAATATCCCACCACACCTAGCTCTTTCGTTTTAAATGGCTTTATGTATTCCTTAATTGGGCTGTATGACTTAAAAGAAACTGCAGGGGAAAAGCTTGGGAAAGAAGCGAGGTCCTTGTACGAGCGAGGCATGGAATCTCTTAAAGCCATGCTCCCCTTGTATGACACTGGCTCAGGGACCATCTATGACCTCCGCCACTTCATGCTTGGCATTGCCCCCAACCTGGCCCGCTGGGACTACCACACCACCCACATCAATCAGCTGCAGCTACTCAGCACCATCGATGAATCCCCAATCTTCAAAGAATTTGTCAAAAGGTGGAAAAGCTACCTTAAAGGCAGCAGGGCAAAGCACAACTAG